Genomic window (Nilaparvata lugens isolate BPH chromosome 7, ASM1435652v1, whole genome shotgun sequence):
TCCCATACAAGTATAGAAAGACAAAATAATGAGTTTCTATTTCATCGAGGTGCATTAGTCTTGGTGACTCATTGATGATGAAATCTGCATTGTTTACCTGAAATTTATGTCTTCTGTGAAATTGCCTTCTgcaattttataaaatgtttaattaattgattacaaAGAATAGTGTTTTAGTGGCGTAAATCATCACATTAATTTGAGCAACACCTGATGACGTACTTCATTTTCGATTGTTCAAATCTCTAATTGATatctttagaattatttttatatggataataataatttcctccTGTCAAGATGCCATTCCGTTTTTTAACATAAATGGTGTGAATTTTCAGAGCAAGCAGCTTGGAAAGAAACTAAACCAGACTATTTGATTGCGTGGACCATGattgtatcatttttcattctaGTCTTCAATTTCGTTCTATTGGAAACGTAAGTTTGGTCAATGATTTTGGTCAATAAACCTTCTTCAGTTGAAAACtaaactataataaagtaaagaactggcttatacacgttcgggataggaaaattatgtttgacgcttcatcacgtctgaacttctggactgattaacttgaaattttgcatatagattattaatcaaccgaggatgggtatagacctattttcaattcttcaaaatttcagtttacagtttgtcaagtaaaatagacccttgcggagcacgggttacttgctagtactaatatatttaaataaatacctTTCTTCTATTAATCTTGACATGTCTCATCAAATTGTCTCAAAAATCTATCATCAGGTTCAATCACACTAttgtcatttcaatttttttaatactGTTTCGACTTGAATACTGTTGTGAAATATAGCctaaagaaattaatttttcattcaactgaGAATAGAAACAAGAAATTGGTTGggattcaaattgattcaatattatttaatggaaataaaaaaatatatttcaaacatattttaattttagacaTTTATCAATCTAACTTTTTCggtaattcatttcaaaattggttttttgattcattaaaaaaaaataatttcaattcccTGTCAATTTTTTCAGGCTGGGTACATCTTTGACAATGGACCAATTTGCGTGGTCAAAATCGGAAGCTGTTAAGTACATGGGCATTCTGTTGTCTGTTGGCTCATTGTTCGCTTGCGTTACGTTCATTGTGATTGGACCACTATGTAAAAAGTAAGTTCatcaaaatcatcatcatcatcattgtcatcacCATCGTCAtcgtaattataataatatttatggttTATAAAACGTCCTTGAACAATTTAATCCAATACAATCCATTGTAGGTCTTCAATCTATtataattcatataattatttattttactcaAATGAATCCCCATCTTTAATTCATATTTAGTAGTAATTCCAATTGTACATGGCAATTCTGTGTCCTATTATTGTACTATAAAATGTATtgtttgtattctttattctaATAACTAGAGACCCTCTGGGTTGAaaaactcgctcatgaactgtagtattgatctctgagatccgcaacttgtaataattatacagagttggtgagaattattatggaaacagctaaatatatcttttacaagtatgatattacagtagtaggCTCTATGGGAATCCtattccaattaaaaaaaaactttctggcgcttcaaaacttttgtccgccatcttggatccgtcatatggatccaacttcattttgaatcaacttcattttatcaaatgggaaggtggtcatgtgatacattaAAGGAAAattcaaaggaaaattaatggcgaaaccctcacatcgatatctcaaaccgtttcaatgatctcaacatttaaAGGTACTAATAAATTAtgcaaaaatgaaatgaatgagtacggtacctatacattgaataatcaagtgttagTGAACACTAATATTAGCTTCTACTCTCACTTTAACACggaacaaaaaaaatttatagaagcaactgctatcacaagtagtattaaTGACATTTATGttacagacaggcagacagacgataacggaagcgagttaataaagaacttataaattaatgttgtgtattattcagctgaaatcatgtgtcgtcGCATAAAGTCTGTCTGACTGACAGTCTGTGTGACAACAGCCAAATAATAAGCTGGTTTCTGACCAGCGTTTTCAACTAATTAAAACGCCACCCTGAATGTCTGGTTGGCTGGGAATCAGCTGTTGGTGAGAATAAGCCAATCAAAGGACATAGTGGGTGGCATGTTGGCTAGCCAATCGGCTATGTTTATCCTTACTTTCACAGGGGTCTGGATCTCAAATATTGGTTCAGAGTATAATAGCATCTGTTTGCAGCCACTAGTTCTGCTTTTATGTCAGTCTCAATATTTgtatcattcatttttcatatctactattttttttcaattataatctcGAATTTTAGATTTAACGAAACCAGAGTACTCCAATACGGCGGATTTCTTCTAATGGTATTTGGAAGGGCGGCTTGCATGCCTTATGGAAGTACATATCCAGTTATAGCGCCCGCATTTAATGGTGAGAAAATTCATTGACTACTATTATTAAACTGTACAGTACTTATAATTCtagtatttttaattaaaatttgtaCAAATAAATTTGTATATTGTACATTGGAAGCTATCTTGCATTGGAAATCCTTTCTTGTATGCCAACTAAAGGGGAATTGAAATTAATCGATTAGctatttttcagattgattttttatttataagtacaatatttctcaaatttccaatttattgtgatacattctgtgattcattttgagtatatgaatcaatcttcaaaatttttaaatcattattcctggatcgaaaatcaagtgactaaagctgcgtttgcACCAAAGTTTATagcaaaatgttattaacttaatccttatagattctattagctTGAACATATCTtgtcatacacatgatgaacatatgtgtttgtcaagttccgttcaatctaaaagaatctataaggattaagttattaacattttgttaataactttggtgtaaacccagctttagcagtatgtgattacataacctcgacttttggacaacataaacattttatcaaaatttttggagagaaatagtacaggctcagcccagttttcctccaatgtcataattttattaagatttatttatttatacatgtcAGAAcacaatttaacaaaatttgattttaaaattttacaaactttcttgaaaataaaaacaCTGTATGGATTAGGCTATTTGAGAATCAATGTGCTAATACACTGAACAGGGGcttcaatcattttatgatcaAGAATTAATGTACCTATTATTGTCTTACTTGGCTATTAGAATCGAATATTAATGCATTTAGTATTTTCATAATACCGGGTGATccaaaaaggactttacaactttgaaatttCATATAAATCGTATTAAACATGGTACAGAGCTGTTTctggtgttgttttaaagggaaacacttcaagttttttaGCGTTTAGCTAAAGATGTTCTATGTgacttccgttggttatcctgcagacatcccatcgatagtcgatttcttcccagactcgcactagcatttcaggtgtaacttgctcaacTGCAGCGCAAATCCTTGCTTTAAGTTCAGGTAGAGAGGCTGGCAAAGGAGGTACGAACACCACATATTGTCGATTGTGGGACTTGAAGCTCTCGAGATGCACGCCGGGTCGATTTCGTAGGGCTCTCGACAAAACTTTGTCTCACTTGCTCAACGACTTCGCCAGATGTGCTTGGACGACCTGAGGATTTTGTATGTTTTACTGAACACCCTGTTTCTACAAAAAATTTATGCCACTCATAAATTGTAGGCCTACTAGGAGGATCTTTAGTGTACTTGGTACGAAAATTACGCTGAACTGTTGTCGCGGACTTCGATTCTTAAAACCAAAACACACAGCTAGCACGCTCGGTTCCAGTGAAGACAGCCATCTTTGACGTAACAACCGCTAGCGCTTGTGCGGCGCGACCAGGCACTAGCGGACTACGCAAGTCAAAACTTGGAGTGTTTTCCtataaaacaacaccaaaaccagctctatACCTTgcttaataagatttatatgaattttcaaagttgtaaagtcatTTTTGAATCACCCGGTATAATTGAAGCTTTTTTATATTAAGCTATTCAAGGTATTTTGAACTATCAAACCCATTAGAGCGTCAGCTTCTTAATTAGAAGCTATTTAAACTATTTTAAGCTTATTTTAATTTACTACACACTTCGGAATTGTCTATACTTTTTTAttgtgtgtgaattaattatatattcatcAATGTAAAAACGATATATTGTTCCAGTTTGGAGTTGATGGCTTtcatcatagccacctctaatacatagccacctgtattagaggtggctatgctttCATCCATCATTACGTGACAAGGTCGGTACTGCGTCAGGAATGTCGTAATTGTGTATGCCGTAATTTCATGTTGTAGTCAGATATTGAGATCAAGTAGATTGTTCAGTTGCACAAACGACGATTACTGTGATCGCTAATCACTCGTTGATCGGAGATAATTTTTTATGTCGTTCTTACCTGACCGTATTTGTTTTAGTATTAATTTTCGAATTTTCCAACAAATTCACCGAATTAGTAGAGTTGAGTTAGTTCTTCCAAAACCAAATTTTTGTGTAGTGTATTTTTAGGTGGGAGAGCATGtcactttttcattatttttttcatattagaaatatttaaaaacaatagatGTGGTTGATGTTAGATGTATGTAGTTGGGTGTGAGTTATCTATCACTTAGCGGTTTATGTTAGTTCTAAATTCACTTTTAACAAAATTGTCAAATTAGTTCACTGTTGTAGCTCTAGTAATCATCTGTAAGAGtagtttttaatctattattttaacCATTCTTTCTTCATGTCCATTTATGTTTCCCACATCCCTTTTTGTAGTTATTCTTCTCACTGGTTTATGATTCACGCATTGTCTTTATGATTGTATTTATAAACAATTGTTCAGAACTGTCATTGCAAAACATGCTTTGTTTACCAACGAATTGTTAAAGCGGACCATTCAACATTCGATATTTTGTCCAACTTTTAGTTCTACAATTCGACGTAGGAATGTGAATGGGATTAAAGATAATGTtgatatcttcgaaacggtttgagatatcgatgtgcggttttcgccattcattttttcttgaaattccatttcgaaatcatgtatcgcataacccaccttcctatttaaaaaaatgaagttgcattcaatatggcggatccaagatggcggaccagatttttaaagtcatagtaaagtagttttttcaattttaataggatccccaatcacacccaccgtcaaattacctttgtgtatgagatattaagacttttcacccactctgtataatgatAAAGAAACTatgcaatattaatttattcagttAAATAGATGAATTCTGTTCTCAAGATTGGTCTTAATCTCATTCTTCCATGGATCTCTTTTTGCATAGAACGAActtaattcataattcagttatgagatttttatgataaagttgaaaaataattttgattcttgaTGTAGCATTTTAGGAGCCCAACCACTGCCTCCGTAAACAAAGggatagtgcattctggtgacgtcagcataAGTAGGGCTACTCACCATCTCTCtactacaccaataaaaacactagcttgtatagatcagctgaaatcaacgaatgtgaattagtgtttttattggtgtaggaggtgGTGAGTAGACCTACCtttgctgacgtcaccagaatgcactatggctttgtttacggaggtagtgggccAACTGAGATACCTATATCATCGCGAGATTTGTCAACGTGCCTGTATCATTCCCATTAAACGATTACAAATCTCTGtattaaatatttgtttttattctgcTATTGTCTAGCAATAAACTGATCTTTGTTTAAATTGATCCATAGAAAATCAATTCCCTCGCTAATAATTTTCTTCTATCAACAGGAAcaattttgaatgatgaagaagTTGTTGGATGTCCAGATTCACAAGAGTGGTGCAAAACCACTCCAGCAATGTCGGTTGGTCAGTTTTTTGTTGGATTTGTTGCTACTGCTATTGGATATCCCATTGGAGTGACGCTCATACAAAccatattttcaaaaatccttgGACCAAGGCCACAGGTAGGCCTACATTTATTTACATGATCATTCATGTTGTTAGTTACTCTTATAGAGATCTAGACAAAGTGCTCAGATATTGCTttctctgtttaatttttataaatagttcTTGATACATAGTACATAGTTACCACAATATTAAAATACATGGTTCTTAtccattcaattcaaaatgttcaTCAACATTGTAATTTTGATGTGATAGGCACAATTAGTGATATATTGGGATACATCTTCCTCATTTATGAGTTTGAGAATTGTCATTAGCCCTCGCACAAGCCCATGGCTTATGTGGtaatcatcctcagcaaaagtCAGGTATGTTTACAAAACGTGAAATCAAACACAACTGACGATGATTCATCAAAATTCATTAGTGTGTAAAAATCTCATGATAAAATAGCATGAGTAGAAATAGACTAAATATTCAGTTTTTTCATTTAGGAACAATTTTGCTTCTATCAAAACAGTATTTACtgtgtttttttaattggaTTTGTTCAAGTGGTCACTATCCTCATCCTAAGCAAAGGTTTATGAAATTTTGTTCCATGTTTCGTTGAGGTTGTTCCATATATTTCAATAAGGCTCCTTGAAAGTTTCATTACATCGAATAACTAGTAACCTTTTTCTATTTTGTTTGAGACACTACTAGTTTCACATATTTATCCCATTATCAAGTTGGTGTCAAGATGAACTATTCTGTACTGATGAGTATAAAGGTGTTAAGTCagttttcatgatttttcaggagagcaaaaacaaagttcaaaaaattctgtatgaaatttatgaattattattgaaagtattaGAACGCTAATCGTTGCTCTACatacttgatacttgatactTGAATTCTTCGTCCTTGACCGGGAGAGCCGGATAGACTGTGTCTAATCGTGTTTCTTCACATGTTTACTGTGTCTAATCGTGTACGACTTAAACACTTTGTATCAAAGTATTTTGTGACTTAACCCTTTTTGATCTTGATTTGAGTTGACTTgtataatttatatcaatacccTATTGCCGCGTCTTGAAGGGGATAAGTTGACTTGTATCATCAATATTAATACTGACTTCTTTTCTTGAAAGTTATAAGTTGACTTGTATCATTTTTACCAATACCTATTAGATTCAATTCCACCTTTTTATGGTTATGAGTTGACTTGAATCATTTATATCAAAcgtgaatgatttttttctgaGATGTATCCATTTTACCATGAGAATAACTCTAAAACAATACCATATAGACATAAATCCTTTATACAAAAAAGAGCAAATTTTCTAAATAAGAACATGTAGAAAAGTAAAAATCGTCAATTTGTGACTTCAGTACAGTATTATTGTTtacttcaaaataatatttcattttgacaTTTGATAATGGGATAACCACCCGAAACTAGAAGTGTCTCTAAGGAAATAAAAAAGGAGTCTGGTAAATTCTATGTAAGTTTTTTCATGATGATCATTATTGAAGAAACGCTGCATGTGTTTTCAAGGCcgttctttattctttattggttcatacaataagtaaatcatcagaataatagggagagaaaaaaataaggtaacattgtgctatccactcccaaatttagataaggttacaaatAGTTCGAAATAGGTTGTCACTTCGTTGATATTTATTCTCTCTTTAGaccaatatttttctcaaaaagcctttcgtttattagaaaattattgttatattgaatagtttatttacaatattttgaaatcTATTTTCAGGGTGTTTGGATGGGCCTACTGACAGGAGCGGGCTGCCTATCGCGAGTCCTTGGCCCGATATTCGTGAGCTATGTGTACACCAGATTCGGCACTTACTGGACATTCGGCATCACAACCGTTATGATGATTGCGCCGATGGTGTGGCTGCACTTTGTCTCCAGTCGAATGAATTCGGCCATCAAGTGTGTGTCGCCCAACTTCAACGACGTCGAAATGACTAAAAAGCAATCGACcgagaagaaaatggagaacGGTTCCAGTAACAGCTCGGTGAATAGTGTTAATGAGAACATACGGTTGTGATATTGTTTGCTCGAGAGATTCCGTTTGATGTTCCTCTTTATCACTTCATACTACATCCATTTCACCCATCATCTGTCACCATCACTACCATTATCATAAaattcatcatcaaaatgattattcattaatGATCATAAACAGCAGTCATTGGCAATCTTCAACAATCAATCAGGATCACGTGATCACGCACATATCTAATATGGCCCAGATAGGCGAGACAGATAAAGGTCCTCAGCGGTTTACCAGAGAGGCTTTTCTGTGCAAAAAGTTTAAACTATCTGATGAGATTTTAATTGATTGTTTATTGGTTTCGTTTTTGAAGGCTTTTTATCGAAATAATCATAACttttattaaaatgataaatagcGTCATATAAATCACTTTTGCAAGACTTTATTACGATGAAATCGAActtttttatcaattgaattaagcctttttacaagtttttgaCATTACAATGATTTCTAAGTTATAATGGTTGATGGAACCTTCCATCAATACGaatagagaaaatattattatacggAGTTGGACAATAAGGTATGGATAGTTTGAAATGACAGTTACACACCCAATTTTAAATGAGTGTGCATCTACCAATTCAAACTATCCATACTTCATTGTCCAACCCtgtataaatatgaatatatatcataaatatatttaattagagaaaatgaatattatatttataaatataattatataaattgttaataatatatgatCCATCATCCACCTCATTCTAGTCATTCAATTGATTATTGACAATAATGTCTAggcaataataaatttattagtaACATTTTGAGAGACCGTTtcataatttttgaaatgtaatagaTATTTCAGGTTCttcgaaaatttttatatctctGTAGAATCATACATCTAAGTAGAATTATAAATCTAAAGAAttactctgttgcatatccatactttttcactattaaaattaaacttgaattttaaaaaacacttttggagtgaaaatgcacttacattagttgtgacgatcgtttcgacctgttgttggtcatcatacTCTAATGTCAAGGttatgtgtggtaagggattCCTAGAGTAAATtcctacagtctgatgatgaccaacaacaggtcgaaacgatcgtcactactaatgtaagtgcattttcactccaaaagtgttttttaaaattcaagtctaAAGAATTAGCTCTTATACGAGCTAATTAATCTATTAGCTCGtaattataaataaacattGTAGTATTATCAATCATCTTCCATTCTCATCAAAAAGATCTCATAACTCATTGCTCAGTAGAACTGTATATTTCCAGACTCAGATTAGTTTGAATATAGTTAAATAGACTTCTAATATTCTTGCCATTTTCcaatattaattatcaattcgtattcaatttttaaatgattaaaaacaatgatctctttaaggtctttgattaaAAACCTATATTTTagctattttattgaaaaatctagTGTTTTTGCGATGACCCCTTCAAACGATAAATGTAGAGGTATTCTTTAACTCTGTACCGTATTTCTTGGAGATTTCAGTAGAATACTAGCCCAATTTAAACTACAGTAATTTTGTATTTGAGCGATAgtaataatctatatttttattataacttCAAACCTTTCAGTATATTTATGACGGGTATATAATAAGAGACTGTTTGATAAGTAATGCAATGTTTAAATAACATTgcagaatttaataaaaattcctAAAGTTGTCCTTACCTTATCCTTCAGTAAAATGAAAAAGTCTTGATTGTtacccattttcaatttttagtgAAATGCATTATATTCATCATCGTATCAAATATTTTCTACAACTTGATCTGAATAGATTTTCTAGacagtaaaaattgatataGTAAACTGAACTCTGTTCTcagagattttgaatttttgtgctTTGGAGCTTCACGAatccaaagttagtagacagttagtagactgtctactaacgttgatacGAATCTGCatactttgaattgaaaaaaactatatttcttattcatttcaagctattataattttttaaaataatttattagttctcttagataaaatttgaagttgcaataatattcaatcattttttcatcaaaaaattattcaaataattcaaaaaactcATTACCTTGACTCAAGTGAAGTTTATGCTTTGTAGAATTCTAGCTGATCAAtgatgtaatattgtttttcgAAGGTAGTGTTTATTCTTCATAgcaaaattataatcatattacAATTATGTACAATTCAAGTAGtgcaatattcattatttcttaGTATTATCTTCgtatttcttatttcttatctTCATTAATTTATGAGTATTTGtcatttatatttcaaataacttCTTAGGCGAGGTTTGAGGCAGCTTTGTTCATTAATCTATGCAGTTCTTCAAAAATAAACCCAATTGATCACAAATAATATATCAACTAATCCTATCTATTTGTCAATTAAATattaagttattgaaaaaaCCACAACCATATTCTAAAAGCTTTATACtgatatttatcaatacttaATTAAAAATCTTCACTTTCGATCATTGAGTCATTCTCAGTGCTCAAACCTTTTGGATATAATCTGGTGATATAAGGTCTGAGAAACTACTAATATAATAGTCTAGTGTCTAGTATCTGAGAAACTACTAATAAAATAGTTAAGTGTCTAGTGCCTTCTTGCTCTTGCTCATAAAGATTGTTGAACTGATATTTTTGGTATAGTTGGATATTTTCAGATCATAATCATTCCATATTTGAACAGGTCTTAGCTGATAGATGTAAcatattatttgttaataaatatttgtatattttgaagtgtttgaaaatgaaattattatgtatactatatattttatcaagcaatattTAAATCCAGATTTGGATTCTAGATTcatagggggggggggggcatttTTGGGAGAGGACCAGGATTCTGTTTCGCAACGGGATACGTTCACCCCCCCCCTTTCAAAGGGGGGTTGAATTCATCACTCAGGGtcatttttcttatttcaaCTTCTTTCCCTATATCCAGCTAAGCTCCttaggtttttattaataacagcatcacacacacaaacattcgatggatttcagccatcatttcacccataatcaaccacttctcagattcaatagtaactgtaggaaaagtttaatgtgaaatacgtgcgcaaagttcctctgctgcactcaagaaaccattccgccctcgcctacggctcgggcgtaaacgtttctttcggtgcagcaaactgtcactttgcgcactagttgcacaaataactattccaatttCCTTATAATTCCTCCCCCCCTCCCCAACCCTTCTTCCCTGTCTATCCTCTTACTCCCACTATCCAAAATGTACCTCAAGATCTGAAAGCTTTAATATAAGGGATCACATTACCCCCTGTGGATTATATAGCAATATAATACAAAATGCGTCGAtgcttcataatattattatgtgacgtttaataactttaaaatattctattccataattaaaatattttaagcaatcattttatttctatagacaatacaaaacttgaatattttccAGTACTTAACAATTATCCCCCAttttgattaaatattttgttaatgtgTGTTTTTtatcttaataataattcaataattgagaaaaatcattataaatacGTATAGTAATTATGTTAGAtgattaatttgaatatattaGTGGATGATTATTATTTCCTGCTCTTTCTCATAATATATTTCACAGTATTTCCAAAACTATTGTTCGTTCACTTCTAATTCCAGCtttttttaaacaattattAGAATCTTACTTTCCCAATATCATCCACGGTATTGAATCTTTGGCAACTCCAATATGTTTATATGAGTGTGCAATTTGTAAGCTTATCCATTTATTCTTACTAGAGCATGAAAAGTGATTAATTTTCTCATAATTTTGGCTCTTTAGAATAATCTGTTATGTAATATTAAATAAGATAAGACTGTAAGTTACCAATAATCTTCCACATACTgtataagtttatttaatagTGATATAACTTCTACCGATATCTATAAACTCGCTCAAAACCAATTTCCATCAATGTTAGATCTGTATTATCAATCTCtatt
Coding sequences:
- the LOC111064284 gene encoding major facilitator superfamily domain-containing protein 8; the protein is MSVSRLEGTSERANGIINDSDLETKEEYQQRWFSIRIMYFTMFLMSLGFSIVLTGVWPYLNKLDAAAGKEFMGYVVAANPLAQMLFSPLAGWWGNRLGSIRLPILLSLLIFVLSNASYSLLELLPHPKYCMLVSRFFVGISAANIAICRSYLSAATKVEERTKAVSMVSLAQVLGFIIGPSLQAVVTFLKDGTMLFGCIPFDMYSATGWMNVMLGLINMVLLMPHIFVERPIAAKEAMLLSGAETEQAAWKETKPDYLIAWTMIVSFFILVFNFVLLETLGTSLTMDQFAWSKSEAVKYMGILLSVGSLFACVTFIVIGPLCKKFNETRVLQYGGFLLMVFGRAACMPYGSTYPVIAPAFNGTILNDEEVVGCPDSQEWCKTTPAMSVGQFFVGFVATAIGYPIGVTLIQTIFSKILGPRPQGVWMGLLTGAGCLSRVLGPIFVSYVYTRFGTYWTFGITTVMMIAPMVWLHFVSSRMNSAIKCVSPNFNDVEMTKKQSTEKKMENGSSNSSVNSVNENIRL